Proteins from a single region of Amblyomma americanum isolate KBUSLIRL-KWMA chromosome 10, ASM5285725v1, whole genome shotgun sequence:
- the LOC144107881 gene encoding uncharacterized protein LOC144107881: MLGLGSPMPYLGPVLLAATWLLSACSAVAGDAAAPDLNAAQLRLVADRLKLDQCRSLVESLRSSEDYALDHTPDGHSESSALSCYRLLDLWNRRRPANSTFHQLLVRLQELGHRDLADDLARVVYGEKVLAVKTNFLSDPFRKLSPHQDLRARSELVEASSSPDEHTGHGEGDEHGAATVELVTFALALSLIMLLGMFICNRLTSRCTIKLPPRSLREHVVRERDSRESTLRLLPEQV; the protein is encoded by the exons ATGCTGGGTCTCGGCAGCCCCATGCCCTACCTGGGCCCCGTGCTATTGGCGGCGACGTGGTTGCTGTCCGCCTGCAGCGCCGTCGCAGGAGACGCAGCAGCGCCCGACCTGAACGCCGCCCAGCTGCGGCTTGTGGCCGACAGACTGAAGCTGGACCAGTGCCGGAGCCTCGTCGAGTCGCTCCGCTCTTCCGAGGACTACGCCCTGGATCACACGCCCGACG GCCACTCGGAGTCCAGCGCCCTGTCCTGCTACCGGTTGCTGGACCTGTGGAACCGGCGGCGGCCGGCCAACAGCACCTTCCACCAGCTGTTGGTGCGGCTTCAGGAGCTCGGGCATCGCGACCTGGCCGACGACCTGGCCCGAGTCGTCTACGGCGAGAAGGTGCTCGCCGTCAAGACCAACTTCCTCTCGGACCCGTTCAG GAAGCTGAGCCCACACCAGGACCTGCGGGCCCGGAGCGAGCTGGTCGAGGCCTCTTCATCGCCGGACGAACACACCGGCCACGGCGAAGGGGACGAGCACGGGGCGGCAACCGTGGAGCTGGTGACGTTCGCGCTGGCGCTGTCGCTCATCATGCTGTTGGGCATGTTCATCTGCAACCGGCTCACCAGCCGATGCACCATCAAGCTGCCGCCGAGGAGCCTCCGAGAACACGTCGTGCGGGAGCGCGACTCGCGGGAGTCCACGCTCAGATTGCTGCCCGAGCAGGTGTGA